From the genome of Candidatus Anaeroferrophillus wilburensis, one region includes:
- a CDS encoding Nif3-like dinuclear metal center hexameric protein: MTTHGELISFIEELVPLRYSEAWDNCGLQLGDPHWPLKGILLALDVTPEVVAMAQELGANFIFSHHPLLLTPVKTIRADQFPGTVVQAALTNGISVYAAHTNLDVIPGGVNDVLADLLGLINCKVLSPTSEVARYKLVVFVPPENLEEVSDAVFAAGAGKINHYSRCSFAGAGTGTFYPMAEATPYYGEVEEMNEVEEFRLEVSVEEYELGQVIAALLDAHPYESPAFDVYALEQTGEALGLGRLGEFPHAMSLGAAVGLIKGKLALAGVRVIGAGAPGGERQEGQVKRIAVCGGSGFSLYQSAVAAGVDLYVTGDVKYHDARLVEAMGVPVVDAGHYATEVPVLTVMQEEFRRFLRRRDDGQIKVDVCARESDPFQGW; this comes from the coding sequence ATGACCACCCATGGGGAGCTGATCTCCTTTATTGAAGAGCTTGTCCCGCTGCGCTACAGCGAGGCCTGGGATAATTGCGGCCTGCAGTTGGGCGATCCCCATTGGCCCCTGAAGGGCATTCTGCTGGCCCTTGATGTGACCCCTGAGGTGGTGGCTATGGCGCAAGAATTGGGGGCCAATTTTATTTTTTCTCACCATCCGCTGCTGCTGACACCGGTCAAAACCATTCGTGCCGACCAGTTTCCCGGTACGGTTGTCCAAGCGGCGTTGACCAACGGGATCAGTGTTTATGCAGCCCATACCAATCTGGATGTGATTCCCGGCGGCGTGAACGACGTCCTTGCGGACCTGTTGGGATTGATCAACTGCAAGGTCTTGAGTCCCACCAGTGAAGTTGCCCGCTATAAGCTGGTAGTCTTTGTGCCGCCGGAAAATCTCGAAGAGGTATCCGATGCTGTTTTTGCTGCCGGTGCCGGGAAAATCAACCATTACAGCCGTTGCTCGTTTGCCGGCGCCGGTACCGGTACCTTTTATCCCATGGCCGAAGCAACCCCCTATTACGGGGAAGTAGAAGAGATGAACGAGGTGGAGGAATTCCGCCTTGAAGTCAGCGTCGAGGAGTATGAGCTGGGACAGGTCATTGCCGCCTTGCTGGATGCCCACCCGTATGAATCCCCGGCGTTTGATGTCTATGCCCTGGAGCAGACGGGCGAGGCATTGGGGCTTGGACGGCTTGGTGAATTTCCTCATGCCATGAGCCTGGGGGCGGCAGTAGGATTGATTAAGGGGAAGCTGGCTCTTGCCGGGGTTCGGGTTATTGGTGCCGGAGCGCCGGGTGGTGAGCGCCAGGAGGGGCAGGTCAAGCGGATAGCCGTATGCGGCGGCAGCGGGTTTTCCCTCTACCAGTCGGCGGTGGCTGCCGGGGTTGACCTTTATGTGACCGGCGATGTGAAATACCATGATGCCCGTCTGGTGGAAGCGATGGGCGTGCCGGTGGTCGATGCGGGGCATTATGCCACCGAAGTTCCAGTTCTGACAGTCATGCAGGAGGAGTTCCGGCGTTTTCTCCGCCGCCGCGATGATGGGCAGATCAAGGTTGATGTGTGTGCCCGGGAAAGTGATCCTTTCCAGGGATGGTAA
- a CDS encoding ribonuclease HI family protein, whose protein sequence is MSLPKSISIFLKARISSIVPTASGLCSVNRKNRTEAAIQHEALQALQVLVETKSFSATVAALPGLTTERLVALLRTFLPETPGSPESQVGTERQEGPRHDDRNIAVLVAGQKTILFTDGASRGNPGLAGAGYLVTLADGTVVREGKRFLGERTNNEAEYDALIDGLQLAQKLGCRELEVRADSQLMIRQLTGHYRVKNQRLIPLVLAVKKLAAAFDRISYVHIPRSDNQLADALANQAIDAVLKK, encoded by the coding sequence ATGTCCCTCCCCAAGTCTATATCAATCTTCTTAAAGGCGAGGATATCCTCAATTGTCCCAACTGCCAGCGGATTATGTTCTGTGAACCGGAAAAACAGGACTGAAGCGGCCATTCAGCATGAAGCACTGCAGGCGTTGCAGGTACTGGTGGAAACCAAAAGCTTTTCTGCCACCGTCGCTGCCCTTCCCGGGCTGACCACCGAGCGCTTGGTTGCCTTGCTGCGGACATTTCTGCCGGAAACGCCGGGATCACCGGAGTCGCAGGTCGGTACCGAAAGACAGGAGGGACCCCGGCACGATGACCGAAATATTGCGGTTCTGGTCGCCGGGCAGAAAACGATTCTGTTTACCGATGGTGCTTCGCGGGGAAACCCCGGCTTGGCCGGGGCCGGCTATCTGGTGACCCTTGCCGATGGTACCGTGGTCCGCGAGGGAAAACGTTTTCTCGGTGAGCGGACCAACAACGAGGCCGAGTATGATGCCTTGATTGACGGGCTGCAGCTGGCGCAGAAACTTGGTTGTCGGGAATTGGAGGTGCGTGCCGATTCTCAACTGATGATCCGCCAGTTGACCGGCCACTACCGGGTGAAGAATCAACGTCTCATTCCGTTGGTGCTGGCGGTGAAAAAGCTGGCAGCGGCCTTTGACCGGATTTCCTATGTCCATATTCCCCGCAGTGACAATCAGCTGGCTGATGCCCTGGCCAATCAGGCCATTGATGCGGTGCTGAAAAAATAG
- a CDS encoding DUF2905 domain-containing protein, with translation MHGLGKLLLAAGLCMAVLGLVLVFAGQIPFLGRLPGDILIKKDETTFFFPLTTCIIVSILVSLVFYLFRR, from the coding sequence CTGCATGGTCTGGGTAAACTGCTGCTTGCTGCCGGTCTCTGCATGGCTGTTCTTGGCCTGGTGCTGGTTTTTGCCGGCCAGATTCCATTTCTTGGTCGGTTGCCGGGAGATATTCTTATCAAAAAAGATGAGACAACGTTCTTTTTCCCCCTGACAACCTGTATTATTGTCAGTATTCTGGTGTCCCTGGTGTTCTATCTGTTTCGCCGTTAA
- a CDS encoding isoamylase early set domain-containing protein codes for MIRKSYSKTGRVCRVTFRLPAEVGAATAALCGEFNDWDVAANPMKCLSDGCFSITISLAAGHNYRFRYLLDGDRWENDGQADGYVFNVFGSEDFIVGV; via the coding sequence ATGATCAGGAAAAGCTATTCCAAAACAGGCAGGGTATGCCGGGTTACCTTCCGGTTGCCGGCTGAGGTAGGGGCTGCTACCGCGGCTCTTTGCGGTGAGTTCAATGATTGGGATGTGGCTGCCAATCCGATGAAGTGCCTGAGTGACGGCTGCTTCAGTATTACCATTTCCTTGGCTGCCGGCCATAACTACCGCTTCCGCTATCTGCTGGATGGCGACCGCTGGGAGAATGACGGCCAGGCGGACGGCTATGTTTTCAATGTCTTCGGCAGCGAGGATTTCATTGTCGGGGTCTAA